From the Candidatus Atribacteria bacterium ADurb.Bin276 genome, one window contains:
- the recJ gene encoding Single-stranded-DNA-specific exonuclease RecJ: MYQRKWQIRKVNRGCLKHLASSLCSPISIARVLMNRGIITPHEARAFLDPDISSLDNLRSLPNLRKAVLLIDSVIKGNGKILIFGDYDADGLTACAILFLFLKKLTPYVDTYIPSRFHEGYGLSEKAIENILNISPDLVITVDAGIKDVKGVGILKNKGIRVIITDHHVPNPDERPDADALVSTWDWNGQKIILPLSGAGVALALAHEYAIYRGMAFSPIEEFIALACVGTVGDVVPLLDENRVIVKYGLKKINQNPGCGLQALLEVVGYSNKDIQSEQIGYIIAPRLNAAGRVEDPRAAFELLISDNYHNALQQAKLLNEFNQKRQKEETKVFSSLFEDKKNQESMEDDIVVVSGKNWSTGVLGIIASRLSERLLRPAIVLSEDETIAVGSARSILGFNITDALDKVSSLLIRHGGHEMAAGLKIPLSNLEIFRQQLNELFGERIRMLKEKNGIVVDAQVTMADVDSQLMLWLKKLEPFGEKNPNPLFVSSDVTVNERWFSGKNRQRLELVLMQNNKMRQHRIDAMIRSENVSDLASSSLIDLIFEIRKGYWNQPYLKIMDWRIKK, translated from the coding sequence TTGTATCAGAGGAAATGGCAAATTCGAAAAGTGAACAGAGGCTGTTTGAAGCACTTAGCAAGCAGTCTCTGTTCACCGATCTCGATCGCGCGAGTGCTTATGAATCGGGGTATTATTACCCCTCATGAAGCTCGAGCTTTTTTAGATCCAGATATATCTTCTCTGGATAATCTCCGTTCTCTACCCAACCTCAGAAAAGCTGTTTTATTAATTGATTCAGTTATCAAGGGGAATGGGAAAATCCTTATTTTTGGGGATTATGATGCCGATGGATTAACTGCTTGTGCAATTCTCTTTCTTTTTTTGAAAAAATTAACCCCTTACGTGGATACCTATATCCCCAGTCGTTTTCATGAAGGATATGGTTTATCGGAAAAGGCCATTGAAAACATACTCAATATTAGTCCAGATTTAGTTATTACTGTGGACGCTGGTATTAAAGACGTCAAGGGAGTCGGTATTTTAAAAAATAAAGGAATACGAGTTATCATAACCGATCATCACGTTCCCAATCCTGATGAAAGACCGGATGCCGATGCCCTGGTTTCTACCTGGGATTGGAATGGTCAAAAAATCATCCTCCCCTTATCAGGTGCTGGAGTTGCATTAGCCTTAGCTCATGAATACGCCATCTATCGAGGGATGGCTTTTTCTCCAATTGAAGAATTTATTGCTTTGGCTTGTGTAGGAACAGTTGGAGACGTAGTCCCATTATTGGATGAGAACCGAGTAATCGTAAAATATGGTTTAAAGAAAATTAATCAAAATCCTGGCTGCGGATTGCAGGCGCTTTTAGAAGTGGTTGGTTATAGCAATAAAGATATTCAATCAGAACAGATTGGTTATATTATTGCTCCTCGATTAAATGCTGCAGGAAGAGTTGAAGACCCCAGAGCAGCCTTTGAACTTTTGATTAGTGATAATTATCATAACGCTCTTCAGCAAGCCAAGCTTCTTAATGAATTTAATCAAAAGCGGCAAAAAGAAGAAACCAAAGTGTTTTCCAGCTTATTTGAAGATAAAAAGAATCAGGAGTCCATGGAAGATGATATTGTAGTGGTTTCTGGAAAAAATTGGAGCACAGGTGTTTTAGGAATCATTGCTTCCCGATTAAGCGAACGTCTACTGCGACCAGCTATTGTGTTGAGTGAAGATGAAACCATTGCAGTAGGCTCAGCACGAAGCATTTTAGGATTTAATATTACTGATGCTTTAGATAAAGTCTCATCGTTGCTCATCCGGCATGGTGGTCATGAAATGGCTGCTGGGCTTAAGATTCCTTTAAGCAATCTCGAGATATTCCGACAGCAACTCAATGAATTATTCGGTGAGCGAATTAGAATGTTAAAAGAAAAAAATGGTATTGTTGTCGATGCTCAGGTAACCATGGCCGATGTGGATTCACAGTTAATGCTTTGGTTAAAAAAGCTGGAACCCTTCGGAGAAAAAAATCCTAATCCGTTGTTTGTTTCTTCGGATGTTACCGTCAATGAAAGATGGTTTTCTGGGAAAAACCGACAGCGTTTGGAATTAGTTCTCATGCAAAATAATAAAATGAGACAACATCGAATTGATGCTATGATTCGGAGTGAGAATGTATCCGATTTAGCTTCAAGTTCATTGATCGATTTAATATTTGAAATACGTAAAGGATATTGGAATCAACCCTATTTAAAAATTATGGATTGGCGAATAAAAAAATGA
- the swrC gene encoding Swarming motility protein SwrC, whose amino-acid sequence MEIFLKPNFNFVDHRKIPYAICIIFIILTVIGLVRGINYGVDFQGGTLLQYNFTQVVAAEEIRNVLDEFDLSASTIQRFSDNEVAIRTPQLTLDQRNQLTDTLRNQIGELEIVRNEEVGPTVGGELRRAAYLALLFSIIGILIYVGIRFELRPAVTSVLALANTGIMTLGLVALLGIEFDTTILAAMLTILGYSINDSIVVMDRIRERLNYRKREDAKTLINTSLNETLSRTIMTGTTTIIAVIILYFFGGKMLQPFALTMLIGLIFGTFSSIFVAAMLFYEWEVKKPLRR is encoded by the coding sequence ATGGAAATATTTTTGAAGCCAAATTTTAATTTTGTTGATCATCGAAAAATACCGTATGCAATTTGTATTATATTTATCATACTCACTGTGATTGGGTTAGTCCGTGGTATAAATTATGGAGTGGATTTTCAGGGCGGAACGCTTCTTCAGTATAATTTTACTCAAGTTGTAGCAGCCGAAGAAATTCGAAATGTATTAGACGAATTTGATCTTTCCGCCAGCACTATCCAAAGATTTTCGGACAATGAAGTTGCCATCCGGACACCCCAGTTGACCCTAGACCAGAGAAATCAGCTCACCGATACCTTAAGAAATCAAATTGGTGAGTTGGAAATTGTTCGAAATGAAGAAGTAGGACCAACAGTAGGAGGCGAGTTGAGACGTGCTGCCTATTTGGCTCTCCTATTTTCTATTATAGGAATTTTGATTTATGTTGGGATACGTTTTGAGTTACGACCAGCCGTAACCTCAGTTTTGGCTTTAGCCAATACTGGTATAATGACTTTAGGGTTAGTAGCGTTATTAGGTATAGAGTTTGACACTACTATATTAGCAGCGATGCTTACAATTTTAGGATATTCGATTAATGACTCTATCGTGGTCATGGATAGGATTCGCGAACGATTAAACTACCGTAAGCGCGAAGATGCTAAAACCCTTATCAATACCAGTCTCAATGAAACTCTTTCTAGAACCATTATGACTGGAACGACAACAATTATTGCAGTTATAATCCTCTATTTCTTTGGAGGAAAGATGCTGCAACCTTTTGCTCTCACCATGCTTATAGGTTTAATTTTTGGGACTTTTTCTTCAATATTTGTGGCTGCAATGCTCTTTTATGAGTGGGAAGTCAAGAAACCTCTGAGGAGGTAA
- a CDS encoding preprotein translocase subunit SecD, with protein sequence MTKNWRDFPWRLIITIALVVLAIIAIFPIEKKIRLGLDLKGGSHILLECVDSPEAPLDEDSVKRVVEIVRNRIDQLGVAEPLILRQGEKRVLVQLPGIADPQRAVEIIGQTALLEFKDESGKTLLTGATLKNAQVQYDRFGRPTVSISFNEEGAKLFGQATTANVGKPIGIYLDGNIISNPVVQEPILQGDAQITGQFTLDEAQNLAILLRAGALPVKVVVAEERSVGPSLGKDSITSGLRAAIIAGIFVFIFMFLYYGWLGILADIALICYALFTLALLSVLQATLTLPGIAGFILSVAMAVDANVLIFERIKEEYRAGKTWRAAIQAGFDKAFRTILDSNITTIIAAALLFFIGSGSVRGFGITLTLGIICSMFTGIWVTRVLIDHLAPKPTIKS encoded by the coding sequence TTGACTAAGAATTGGAGAGATTTTCCCTGGAGATTAATCATTACAATCGCTTTAGTCGTTTTGGCTATAATTGCAATATTTCCTATCGAGAAAAAAATTCGTTTAGGATTGGACTTAAAAGGAGGTTCCCATATTCTTTTAGAATGTGTGGATTCTCCAGAAGCTCCTCTCGATGAAGATTCAGTGAAACGAGTGGTTGAAATTGTCCGTAATCGTATCGACCAATTAGGAGTAGCTGAGCCGTTAATTCTCCGACAGGGTGAAAAAAGGGTTTTAGTCCAGCTTCCAGGAATTGCCGATCCCCAAAGAGCAGTGGAGATTATTGGGCAAACTGCTTTATTGGAATTTAAAGACGAGTCGGGAAAAACCTTATTAACCGGTGCGACACTTAAAAATGCTCAGGTTCAATATGACCGTTTTGGCAGACCAACCGTCTCCATTTCTTTTAATGAAGAAGGAGCAAAACTATTTGGCCAAGCTACTACCGCCAATGTTGGAAAACCAATCGGCATTTATCTTGATGGAAACATAATATCTAATCCTGTAGTTCAGGAGCCTATCCTCCAAGGAGATGCTCAAATTACTGGTCAGTTTACTCTGGATGAAGCTCAGAATTTAGCTATACTGTTACGAGCTGGTGCCCTTCCAGTGAAAGTGGTCGTTGCCGAAGAGCGTTCGGTTGGTCCATCCCTTGGAAAAGATTCAATTACCAGTGGATTAAGGGCAGCGATAATCGCCGGTATATTTGTATTTATCTTTATGTTCCTCTATTACGGGTGGTTGGGAATTCTTGCTGACATTGCTTTAATATGCTATGCGCTGTTTACTTTAGCCTTACTTTCAGTCTTGCAAGCCACTCTTACTCTACCAGGTATTGCAGGATTTATTCTATCTGTTGCTATGGCCGTTGACGCCAATGTTCTGATTTTTGAAAGAATTAAAGAAGAATATCGTGCTGGTAAAACTTGGAGAGCAGCAATTCAAGCTGGTTTCGATAAAGCATTCCGAACCATTCTTGACTCAAACATAACCACTATTATTGCTGCAGCCTTGTTGTTCTTCATTGGATCGGGTTCGGTGCGTGGGTTTGGTATTACGCTCACCTTAGGTATCATCTGTAGTATGTTTACCGGAATCTGGGTGACACGAGTGCTAATTGATCATCTCGCACCAAAGCCAACAATTAAATCATAG
- a CDS encoding preprotein translocase subunit YajC, whose protein sequence is MSFFTSIAYAATGGAATGGAAPATPPAGSMFTQLLPLIFIIVIFYFLLIRPQQQKQKAQRDLISSIQKGDHVVTIGGIHGTVVQVSDDEITLEVSKGVNIRFVKSAVSTKK, encoded by the coding sequence ATGAGTTTCTTTACATCAATAGCTTATGCAGCGACTGGTGGTGCAGCAACCGGTGGTGCAGCGCCGGCAACCCCGCCAGCCGGTAGCATGTTTACGCAACTGCTCCCGCTCATTTTCATCATTGTCATATTTTACTTTTTGCTCATTCGACCACAACAACAAAAACAAAAAGCCCAGAGGGATTTGATCAGTAGTATACAGAAGGGTGATCATGTGGTTACTATTGGTGGGATTCATGGTACTGTCGTTCAGGTATCTGATGATGAAATCACCCTCGAAGTTTCCAAGGGAGTCAATATCCGTTTTGTCAAATCAGCGGTTTCGACCAAAAAATAA
- the tgt gene encoding Queuine tRNA-ribosyltransferase, with protein sequence MKSFTLVHQDEQSKARVGILHTSHSDIPTPVFMPVGTQGTVKAMAPDRLKAVGVKMLLGNSYHLHLRPGEDLIREMGGLHRFMSWNGSILTDSGGFQIFSLSDLVKIDDQGALFRSHLDGSLHHFTPEISMQIQQDIGADVVMILDQCIGYPASDYQVKVGTDRTLVWGKKCREAFQSESQMLFGIVQGGTLPELRRYSAEETVKIGFDGYAIGGLSVGEPKPIMYSMIDEVEPYLPKSQARYLMGVGSPDSIIEGVRRGIDMFDCVLPTRNARNSALLTWSGRMNIDRLEYSRDSNPIDTECQCYTCKNFSRSYLRHLFKAGEILAAELATIHNLFFMVELLNRIRKAILNGSFRDLSSDLFARFQGQIVN encoded by the coding sequence ATGAAATCTTTTACACTCGTGCATCAAGATGAGCAATCCAAAGCCCGGGTTGGAATACTGCATACTTCTCATAGTGATATCCCAACCCCAGTTTTTATGCCGGTTGGGACTCAGGGAACTGTGAAAGCCATGGCTCCTGATCGTTTAAAAGCCGTGGGAGTGAAAATGTTACTGGGAAATTCTTATCATCTCCATCTTCGGCCAGGAGAAGATTTAATACGCGAGATGGGCGGTCTTCATCGTTTTATGTCTTGGAATGGTTCAATACTCACCGACAGCGGTGGTTTCCAAATCTTTAGTCTTTCTGATTTAGTAAAAATTGATGATCAAGGAGCTCTTTTTCGCTCTCATTTAGATGGGTCTCTTCACCATTTTACTCCTGAAATATCGATGCAAATTCAGCAAGATATTGGTGCCGATGTGGTTATGATTCTTGATCAATGTATTGGATACCCGGCAAGTGACTATCAAGTCAAGGTTGGAACCGATCGGACTTTGGTGTGGGGCAAAAAATGCCGGGAAGCCTTTCAATCGGAATCGCAAATGTTGTTTGGGATTGTACAAGGAGGGACACTTCCCGAGTTAAGAAGGTATAGCGCTGAAGAAACGGTAAAAATTGGCTTTGATGGCTATGCCATTGGGGGATTAAGTGTCGGTGAGCCCAAACCGATTATGTATTCAATGATTGATGAAGTAGAACCTTACTTACCCAAATCTCAAGCTCGATACCTTATGGGAGTAGGATCACCCGATAGTATCATTGAAGGAGTCAGGAGAGGAATCGATATGTTCGATTGTGTTCTTCCTACCAGGAATGCGAGAAATTCTGCTTTATTAACCTGGTCAGGAAGAATGAATATCGACCGGCTGGAATATTCTCGAGATTCCAATCCCATTGATACCGAGTGTCAATGTTATACTTGTAAAAATTTTTCTCGCTCTTATTTGCGTCATTTGTTTAAAGCCGGGGAAATTTTAGCAGCAGAATTGGCTACTATACACAATCTTTTTTTTATGGTAGAGTTATTGAATCGTATTCGTAAGGCCATTTTAAACGGTTCCTTTCGAGATTTATCGTCTGATCTCTTCGCTCGGTTCCAGGGACAGATTGTAAATTAA
- the queA gene encoding S-adenosylmethionine:tRNA ribosyltransferase-isomerase produces the protein MILTDQFNFHLPDELIAQRPVVPRDQCRLMVINRLSQEIEHRRFFDLGHYLKPKDLIVINDSRVIPARFYTQKNPTGGKVEILFLHRHQELWACMLNHSRRVKEGTILSLPEHPEIFWQVEGREKDWWLLRPSFPPEKEDEIFFNYGTTPTPPYIKTPNVKLEEYQTIYAQRKGSVAAPTAGLHFTQSLIDQLKNLGIQFASLTLHVGLGTFFPVKTSTIEEHHMHSEWYEVDQKTAEMIQETKKNEGRVIAVGTTVVRVLESIYRQRGRIVEQSGETDIFIYPGFQFQVINAMITNFHIPRSTLFMLVCAFAGTEFMKAAYRGAVEKHYRFFSFGDATFIM, from the coding sequence ATGATTTTAACTGATCAATTTAATTTTCACCTGCCTGACGAACTCATCGCTCAGCGACCGGTCGTTCCGCGAGATCAATGCCGATTAATGGTCATCAATCGCCTCTCTCAAGAAATTGAACACCGCAGGTTTTTCGATTTGGGCCATTATTTGAAACCTAAAGACCTTATTGTCATCAACGATTCTCGGGTGATTCCAGCTCGGTTTTATACTCAAAAGAATCCAACTGGTGGGAAAGTTGAAATTCTTTTTCTGCACCGGCACCAAGAGCTCTGGGCTTGTATGCTCAATCATTCCCGGCGGGTTAAAGAAGGAACCATTCTCTCCCTTCCGGAACATCCAGAAATTTTTTGGCAAGTAGAAGGAAGAGAAAAAGATTGGTGGCTTCTTCGTCCCTCTTTTCCACCTGAAAAAGAAGATGAAATATTTTTTAATTATGGAACCACACCGACACCACCTTATATTAAAACGCCAAACGTAAAGTTAGAAGAATACCAAACTATTTACGCACAACGGAAAGGCTCGGTAGCGGCTCCGACTGCTGGACTGCATTTTACTCAGTCGCTAATTGATCAACTGAAAAACCTGGGCATTCAATTTGCTTCACTCACTCTCCATGTGGGTCTGGGGACTTTTTTTCCGGTTAAAACCTCAACCATCGAAGAACATCATATGCATAGCGAATGGTACGAGGTAGATCAAAAGACGGCTGAGATGATTCAAGAGACAAAAAAAAATGAGGGTCGAGTGATTGCAGTTGGTACAACAGTTGTTCGAGTTCTTGAATCCATTTATCGTCAACGAGGAAGAATAGTTGAACAAAGTGGAGAAACTGATATTTTTATCTATCCAGGATTTCAGTTTCAGGTGATTAATGCCATGATAACCAATTTTCATATCCCTCGTTCCACTTTGTTTATGTTGGTATGTGCTTTTGCTGGAACAGAATTTATGAAAGCTGCTTATCGAGGAGCCGTTGAAAAGCATTATCGTTTTTTTAGTTTTGGAGATGCAACTTTCATTATGTAA